The genomic stretch AACCTCGCTGCCCTTCTTCAGGTACTTCTCCGCGACGTCGCCCAGCCGGTCATTGTAGATTTCGACGTCATGCCACTCGGTGCGTTCCTGCTGATTGCCTTCGCGGTCCTTGTAGCGCTCCGAGGTCGCCAAGCCGAATTTCACGACCTTGCCGCCATTCTGGAAGTTCCGCACCTCGGGATCCTTGCCAAGGCGCCCCAGAAGAATAACCTTATTGATGCCGGCCATGGGCCAAGCCTCCTTGCAAATCGGTGTCGGAACCTAGCTTTTCCCAAGAGGCCGGGCCAGCCCCGGCCCTCGGCTTTGCACTCCCCCACGATATGGTGCAAAACCGCCCAGAACACAACGCGAACATTATCCCCCGGAGTGCTTTCCATGCCGCGCGACGCGCCCCCTGCCCCACTGGCCAAAGCGGGGCCGCCCAAGGCTGACCTCATCCGGATTCGCGGCGCGCGCCAGCATAATCTTAAATCGGTGGATCTGGACCTGCCACGCGGCAAGCTGGTGGTGCTGACCGGGCTTTCGGGTTCGGGCAAATCCTCTCTCGCCTTCGATACGATCTATGCGGAGGGGCAGCGGCGCTACGTCGAATCGCTCAGCGCCTATGCGCGGCAATTCCTGCAACTCATGCAGAAGCCGGATGTGGACAGCATCGAGGGGCTTTCACCCGCGATTTCCATCGAGCAGAAGACCACCTCGCACAATCCGCGCTCCACCGTCGGCACGGTGACGGAAATCCACGACTATATGCGCCTGCTCTGGGCGCGGGTGGGCGTGCCCTATTCGCCCGCGACGGGCCTGCCGATCGAAGCGCAAACCGTCAGCCAGATGGTGGACCGCGTGATGAACATGCCCGAGGGAACGCGGCTGCTGATCCTCGCCCCGGTGATTCGCGGCAAGAAGGGCGAATACCGCAAGGAGCTCTCGGAATATCAGCGCCGCGGCTTTGAGCGGGTGAAGATCAACGGCACCCTCACTCTGATCAGCGAGGCGCCGAAGCTCGACAAGAAGCTGAAGCACGATATTGACGTGGTGGTGGACCGCGTCGTGGTGCGGGACGGTCTGGCGCAGCGCCTGGCGGACAGCTTCGAGACAGCCTTGGCGCTGGCCGATGGCATTGCCTATGCCGAGACCGTTTCTGGCGGCGCCAGCGCCGACGCCGATGGCGGCGAGCGGACCGTGTTCAGCCAGAAATTCGCCTGCCCCGTCTCGGGCTTCTCCATCGAGGAGATCGAGCCCCGGCTGTTCAGCTTCAACTCGCCGCAGGGCGCCTGCCCCACCTGTGACGGCCTGGGCACGGAAAGCTTCTTCGACCCGGCACTCGTCATCCCCAACCCGGCGCTGAGCCTGAAGGAGGGCGCCATCGTCCCCTGGGCCGGCAATGCCAGCAGCCCCTATTATGACCAGACGCTGGTCAGCCTCGCCAAGCACCTCAAGATCGGCATGGAAAAGCCCTGGGAGGAGCTGCCGCCCGAGGCGCAGAACGCGATCCTGCACGGCACCGGCACCGAGCCCGTCACGCTGCGCTACAAGGACGGCCTGCGCGCCTATGAGGTGCAAAAGCCCTTCGAGGGCGTGATCAAGAACCTGGAACGCCGCTTCCGCGAAAGCGACAACCCCTGGGTGCGCGAGGATATGGCGCGCTACCAGGCCGATCGCCCCTGCCATGTCTGCCATGGCCATCGCCTCAAGCCGCAGTCCCTGGCCGTGAAGGTCGCGGGCTGCCACATCGGCGAGGCCTCGGCGCTGTCGATCCGGCGTGCGCGGGACTGGTTCGGCGCCGTGATGCCGACGCTGACACCGCAGCGCCAGGAGATCGCCCGCCGCATCCTGCGCGAGATCGAGGACCGTTTGCAGTTCCTCAACGATGTGGGGCTCGACTATCTCTCGCTCTCGCGCAGCAGCGCCACGCTCTCGGGCGGCGAGAGCCAGCGCATTCGCCTGGCCTCGCAGATCGGGTCCGGCCTGACGGGCGTGCTCTATGTGCTGGATGAGCCCAGCATCGGCCTGCACCAGCGCGACAATGAACGCCTGCTGGTGACGCTGCGGCGGCTGCGCGACATCGGCAATTCCGTCATCGTCGTCGAGCATGACGAGGATGCGATCCGCAGCGCCGATTACCTGGTGGATATCGGCCCTGGTGCGGGCAAGGCC from Sediminicoccus sp. KRV36 encodes the following:
- the uvrA gene encoding excinuclease ABC subunit UvrA, which encodes MPRDAPPAPLAKAGPPKADLIRIRGARQHNLKSVDLDLPRGKLVVLTGLSGSGKSSLAFDTIYAEGQRRYVESLSAYARQFLQLMQKPDVDSIEGLSPAISIEQKTTSHNPRSTVGTVTEIHDYMRLLWARVGVPYSPATGLPIEAQTVSQMVDRVMNMPEGTRLLILAPVIRGKKGEYRKELSEYQRRGFERVKINGTLTLISEAPKLDKKLKHDIDVVVDRVVVRDGLAQRLADSFETALALADGIAYAETVSGGASADADGGERTVFSQKFACPVSGFSIEEIEPRLFSFNSPQGACPTCDGLGTESFFDPALVIPNPALSLKEGAIVPWAGNASSPYYDQTLVSLAKHLKIGMEKPWEELPPEAQNAILHGTGTEPVTLRYKDGLRAYEVQKPFEGVIKNLERRFRESDNPWVREDMARYQADRPCHVCHGHRLKPQSLAVKVAGCHIGEASALSIRRARDWFGAVMPTLTPQRQEIARRILREIEDRLQFLNDVGLDYLSLSRSSATLSGGESQRIRLASQIGSGLTGVLYVLDEPSIGLHQRDNERLLVTLRRLRDIGNSVIVVEHDEDAIRSADYLVDIGPGAGKAGGTVVSQGTPEEVTADPNSLTGAYLSGRREIPMPAQRRAFDKKRLLRVVGATGNNLKDVTAEFPLGTFTAVAGVSGGGKSTLVIETLFNGLSRKLMGASVVPAPHQRIEGIELVDKVIDIDQSPIGRTPRSNPATYTGLFAPIRDWFSELPDSRGRGYKPGRFSFNVKGGRCEACQGDGVIKIEMHFLPDVYVTCDTCKGKRYNRETLEVKFRGKSIADVLDMTVTEGREFFSAVPSIHEKLRMLEEVGLGYIHLGQQATTLSGGEAQRIKLAKELSRRATGRTLYILDEPTTGLHFEDVRKLLDVLHALVNTGNTVVVIEHNLEVIKTADWVLDLGPEGGEGGGRVVASGTPEDIAANPESHTGRFLKPILARHGPVAAKAKRARKA